The following nucleotide sequence is from Gordonia jinghuaiqii.
GATCTGCACCGAGCATGGCCGACCATCGCCCGAGCGCTGGACGTTCCCCGCTGAGGCGACCCCACTGAGACGACGCCACTGAGACGACGCCCCTAGTCCTTGCCGACGGACGCGCGGGTGGACCGAGCCGGTGTGGCCGGGTCCACCCGCGCACCTCACTGGACGAGCACCGCCGAACGACGAGACCGACTCCGGACCGGCCGGTTCTCGCCTACCGGCGGTCGCTGGATGTCGAGCATCCGCCGGGCCAGGTCGAGATGATCTCGGGCGATGGCGAGCGCGGCGCGATAGCCCTCGCCGAACTCGCTGTCGTCGGCCTCGGCCGCCCAGAGCCCCTCCCGCACCAGACGATCTTCGAGCCCTTGCAGTGCGTCGAACTCGCGGCGCCGACCCTGCCGGATGCCGGCGGCGCCGAAGAAGGCGTCGGTTCGCACCGCCTCGGTTGTCAGCTCGTCGAGGACACACACCCGGGCGAATGTCATCCCCGCGCGGTAGCCGCGTCGAAGACCGTTCGGCCGTTCTTCCACGTGCGTCGACGAGAAGCGATCAAGAAGATACGCCAGCACTTCGGCGAAATTGGAATTCCGCACCTTTTATCGGGCGCTCTTTCGCTTGCGAATGATGCTGTCATTCGCATTCTCCCGCTTCTGTTCGCGACGCAATTTCAATTCCTGTCGACGTTTCTTGGAACTCGAGTTCTTTTCTGCCATGATTCCTCGCTGACAAATCGGTGACGGATGGGTTCTGACCCCCTCACCTCCGTGACCATAGCCGGATAAACAGAAAAGTCCAGTCGGCGTTTCTGCGAGCCCCATCGAGGTTCCTGAGCTACCAAGTTCCCTGGAAGAGGACTGTTTTCATAGCCGCACCGGGTCGGCATCGCGACCGACTGGATTTTATTTTTTTTTGGGCTAGAGTGCATAGAACCCGGCCCGGAAGGTCGGCGTCAGGTAAAGGGAGAGTGGCCGTGAAAGCGGTTGTCATGGAGTGCCGTATACGAGTGTGCGGTTCACCAAGTCGGATTCAGAAGTTCATCGATCACGCGTCAACACGCGCGGTGAATAAATTCGCCAGTCCGGTCAAGTGCTCGATCACCGTCGAAGATTCCGACTCCGTTCTTTTGCGGAGGCAGTGGCATCGGGAGAACGACGTCGACGATTTCGGTGTTCCGATCGACAGAGAACTGTGTCTCGCGTTCGCCGACCCCTCGGCTCGGATCACTGCCTCGAAGCTGGAAAGCCTGTCCCGGGACGTCTTGTCCGAGCTCGAACTCGACCCCTGGACGTCGGAAGAGTCCGAATCCGTGCCCTGGATTCTGACGCTGACCACCGACGTAGACCACGCATCGAGGCAGGCGATCGCCGAGCGTCATCCGCTGCTCGAGCTGAGTGCCTCACCGGTGCTGGCGGCGTTCTGACGTCGCGCACCCATCCATCAAAAGGAGTCGGTCATGACTGCTGCACCATCAGCGCCGTACACCCCGGTGAACCGCGCCAGAATCGAGAACGAGCTGGCCTCCAGCTGTCGCGAGCGAGCGCTCGTCAGCGCCGAGGTACTCCTCCATCGCAGCGCGGGAGACCTGGACAACAACGACGCCTACCACCGTGCCGTGGCCCGGCTCGAGTCACTCGACACCCACCTGGCCCAGCTATACGCGGCGTTGTCCACTGCGGGCGTCGAACCGACCGCAGACGGAACAGTGCAGATCGGATCGATCGTCACGGTGATGTTCGACCACGACCCCGGCGATGTCACCACCTTTCTGGTCGGCGCGCCCGAGCAGTTCGCCCTGGTCGGCATGGACGTCTGCTCGCCGGACTCGCCGCTGGGCAAAGCAGTCCTCGGCGCCGACACCGCGGATGACCGCAGCTATCGGCTGCCGAACGGAGGCGAGTGCACGATCACCATCCGTGATCATCACCTCGCATCCCTCTGAGGCGGCACGGGAGTTCTCGACTCGTACGTCCGCGACGCTGCGGCTGGTGCGGCCGTGAACGGCACGATCGGCATCGGACCAAGTTCTCCGTCCCGAACCCGTACGCCCACACAGGTGGAGGGCGCCGCGGCCACCCCGGCAACCGTGGTCGTGATCGGGCAACCCGGTTCCGTGCGCACCATGTTGTGCCGACGCCTCCACAGGCTGGGCGCGACGATCGAGGTGGTCGACGACACCGAACCCGACAGGCGATACAGCTTCGACGGGTCCGAGCTGCGCCCGGTACACGCCGACGATTGTCGGAGCAGTCGTGTCGTATCGTGCGTCGCGGTCCTGGGACCACCGCCAGGAGGCCCCCGGGGCTGCTGGAACTGGCGACGCCGGCGCGCCGCACGCCGGCAGGAGGACCGGGTGATCAGCGCACTCCTCACCGACACGTCGCGAGCGGACTCGTGCCGCCTGCTGATCGTCGCCGAGGCGTTCGCGGCCGCCGATGTCCGCAAGGCCAGGCGCCGCGCACGAGAGGTGGCGCGGGAGGCCGCCTACGAGACCGAGATCAACGGCACGTCGGTGACCTCGACCTTCTACCTCGTCGTCGGAGCCTCCCTCAGCACGACCGCAGCCATGCCTGCCATCGTGCGCTGGGCGTACGGCGGACCGCCCCGAGCTCGCATTTCTGTCGATCGATAGGCTGCGGGGTGGCGGCGCGCTCGACCGGGCCGCCATCCTCACCCATATCGAAAAGGAAGTGGTCGCCACCGTGGCCGTGCTCGACGAGAAGATCAGCGATCTGTACGCGCAGGTGGTTGCGCGCAACCCCGGGGAGGCCGAGTTCCATCAGGCCGTTCGCGAGGTCTTCGACAGCCTCGGGCCGGTGCTGGCCAAGCATCCGCACTACGCCGATGCCGGGATCATCAAACGCCTCACCGAACCCGAGCGCCAGATCATCTTCCGCGTGCCCTGGGTCGACGATCAGAACCAGGTGCAGATCAACCGCGGCTTCCGCGTCGAGTTCAACTCTGCACTCGGCCCCTACAAGGGTGGCCTGCGTTTCCACCCGAGCGTCTACCTGGGGGTCGTGAAGTTCCTCGGATTCGAGCAGATCTTCAAGAACGCGCTGACCGGGCTGCCCATCGGGGGCGGCAAGGGCGGGTCGGACTTCGACCCCAAGGGCCGCTCCGACGGCGAGGTCATGCGGTTCTGCCAGTCGTTCATGACCGAGCTCTACCGGCACATCGGCGAGTACACCGACGTGCCCGCCGGTGACACCGGAGTCGGCGGCCGCGAGATCGGGTACCTCTTCGGCCAGTACAAGCGCATCACCAACCGGTACGAGTCCGGTGTCCTCACCGGCAAGGGCCTCAGCTGGGGCGGGTCCCAGGTGCGGACCGAGGCCACCGGCTACGGCGTGGTGTTCTTCGTCCGGGAGATGCTCACCGCCGTCGGCGACAAACTCGAAGGCAAGACGGTCGTGGTCTCCGGGTCGGGCAACGTCGCGATCTACGCGATCGAGAAGGCGCAGCAACTCGGCGGACGGGTCATCGCCTGCTCGGATTCCAGCGGGTACGTCGTGGACACCGCCGGCATCGATCTCGCGCTGCTCAAGGAGATCAAGAACGTCCAGCGCGGGCGGATCGCCGACTACGTCAAAGCCCGTCCGAAGACGGCACGCCTCGTCACCTCAGGGTCGCTGTGGTCGGTACCCACCGACATCGCCATCCCGTGCGCGACCCAGAACGAACTGAACGGGGACGACGCCGTTCAACTGGCGAAGAACGGGTGTCGGATCGTCGCCGAAGGCGCGAACATGCCCACCACGCCCGATGGGGTACGCATCCTGGCCGAAGCCGGGATCAGCTTCGCCCCGGGCAAGGCGGCCAACGCCGGCGGCGTCGCCACCAGCGCACTGGAGATGCAGCAGAACGCTTCTCGGGACTCATGGACGTTCGGGCACACCGAGGAGCGTCTCTCCGACATCATGACCTCGATCCACCGTCACTGCCTGCACACCGCCGACACCTACGGCGCACCCGGCAACTACGCGATGGGCGCCAACATCGCGGGGTTCACCCAGGTGGCCGACGCGATGCTGGCGCTGGGCCTCATCTGATCGGTACGCCGGGTTCGAGAGCGCCTCTGCCTCAGGGCGACATACCGCTCAAGGGTCACTCCCGGGTGTGACCCTTGACACACGCGCGTCGGGGGGCTTCACTGAGCCATCGCAATGTTGGCACTCGACCGGTAAGAGGCGCATGCATGGACGGCTGGGTGGCAACAGAATCGAATCGTCGAGGTAGGGAACGGCTTTCGGTGCCGTTCACCTGGTTCCTGGCCTTGACCGGGGTGCTCGCCCTTGCGGCGTCGACGTCGCTGTCCGCTCCCGCAGTGGCGGCGCCCGGGCAACCGGGACCGACCGGGTTCGCTCTACCGTTCTCGGGCGCACCCGGTTTCGAAGGTCTGGCGCCACCGAAGCTGACCGCTTCGGCCCAGCTGAATCGGCCCCTCGGCCAGCAGGCGGCCGACCGGATCGCCGCCGGGATCGGACTCTCGCCCCGCGACGCACTCTCCGAACAGCAGTTCCGCGCATTCATCAGTGGTGGCGGAGTCGGTGGGAGTCGCGACGCCGCCAAGATCATCGACGCCTGCCTGATCATCCTCACCAACACCGACGGCCGTCCCATGTACGGCAAGTCGGTGCTGGGCAGCTACGGGTTATACGTCACCGACCAGGGCCTGTTGCAGAGTCCCGCCAACGCCAGTGCTCCTACGCGACAGGTCAATTCGCTGATAGAACCGGGTGGCTACGTCGGAAAGTGGTTGCGCGACAACGGTGCCACCGACACCCTGCTGGCCCTCTACCGGTCGGCCTACACCGTGGAGGTGCCATTCGGCTTCGTCGCACAACAGATGTCGGGCAACGCGCAGCTGGTGACCAACACCAAGGGCGGCGTCACCACGACGGTGGGCATGTCGATGGCCCCACCGCTCTGGCTCGTCAACTTCGCGCTGCTCTACATCGTCAAGCCGTCCCTGGCTGCGGCCATGCCCGCCTACTGGGCGCCCATCCCCCCGGCCGTCGCGTCTGCGATCAAGGCCAGCCCGACCGGACAGGTGCCTTACCGCGCGTACGCGTCGCACTTCGAGTGAGATCCCAGGATTCACCGCTTCCGTTCTGCGCTTCTACGCCGACTCCGGGGTGCTGGAACCATCCAGTGTGCATCCGAACACCGGATACCGGTCGTAGCGCTCCGACGGATCGCTGAAGCACCACACACTCACGCGCCGCCGGCCCGTGCGGACCGGGTTGCCAACGCGGAGAAAGCGTCTCGCAGGTCCGCCGGTCCGATCACCTCGATGTCGGCGTCGAAACGCAGAAGCGAGGCACACAGTCCGGTCCATGACCACGATCCCAGACGAACTCGGCATCGGCCGGGTCCGAGCGGTTCGATCACACCGTCGTGGAGGAAGGACACCGCTTCCATGGCGTCGACGTGCAGGATCACCTCACCTTCGCACGGCCACCGGCCCGATCGACCGGTAGCGGCGGGTTCGGCACCCTTGAATCTCGCCGACAGGAATTCCCCGACATCGCCGCCGGGAACCTCGCGCGGCACGAAGCGGGGGCCGGTGGGCACCCGCGGCGTCATGCGATCGGCTCGATAGATCCGCCAGTCGCCCGAATTTGAGTCCCAGCCCACCAGATACCAGCGGCCGTGACGTGCGACGAGGTGATGAGGCTGCGTACGCCGAGGCGTAGCGTCGACGGGATCTGTTCTGCCAGAGTGATAGTCGAAGCGAAGTTCCTCGTGTCCGCGGATGGCGGCCCCGATGGGGAGCAGCACTTCGGTCCGCGCCTGATCGGCTCGTGCACCGACGGCAGACACCTCGACGGTGTCGATCCGGGCACGTAGCCGGCTCGGCAGCACCTGGCGGAGGGTCGACAGCGCGCGGGCGGACGGTTCCCCGATGCCCGCGCCGGTCGCACCTGCGGTCTGCAGCGCGATGGCGATCGCGACCACCTGCTCGTCGTCGAAGAGCATCGGGGGCACGACAGCTCCGGCGTCGAGTCGGTATCCGCCTTCGCGCCCTTTGGTGCCGTCGATGCGGTAGCCGAGGTCGCGGAGACGCTCCACGTCGCGACGCACAGTCCGTTCGCTGACGTGGAGACGTTCGGCGAGAACCGATCCCGGCCAGTCCCTCGTCGACTGCAGGAGTGACAGCAAAGACAGCAGTCGACGGGAGGTGTCTGTGGACGGGGTCACCGGCATGCTCTCATCATGCCGCGCACAGCGGACGAACCCTGTCCTATATCGCGGTCATAGTTGGCGCAGACCCCGAGAAGCGGGGATCACTCACGAGGAGAACGACACATGACGGTCACCGCCACCACCCATCTCAACTTCGCCGGCAACGCCCGAGACGCACTGGAGTTCTACGCGTCGGTCTTCGACGGCGAACTCACCGTCGCCACCTACGGCGACTTCGGCATGCCCCGCGAGCTGCCGGGCGCCGATCAGGTCGTCTTCGGACAGGTCACTGCCGCATCGGGATTCCAGATCATGGCCTACGACGCACCCGGCCAGTCCGGGCTCACACCCGCGCCCGCCGCCACGACGACGCGTCGTGAGAACGGGACCACCGTCACCGACTCACCGTTCTTCGTCTCCGTACGCGGCGCGCGCGTCGACGAGATCGCACCGCTGTGGGACAAGCTCTCCGACGGCGCACAGGTCATCGAGGAATTCGGGCCCGCACCGTGGGCACCGGCGTTCGGCATGCTGGCCGACCGGTTCGGTGTCACCTGGATCCTCGATGTAGCCGTGCAGTACGCCGACACCGGCGCGTGAGGGTTCAGGCTTCCTGACGCCGCCGCACGATCTCGGTGATCCAGAGGGGTGCGAACGGCGACGTGCATCCCGGGGACGTCGGGTAGTCCTCGAGAACTTTGAGACGCTCACCGATATCGACGGCGCGCGAACGATACTCGGGATGCTCGATGCCGATGGTCGCCAGGCAGCTGTTCATCGCCCACTGCAGGCGGTCGGGGGCGTCGGCCATCCCGGATTCGATCGTGTCGAGAAGCCCGGCGAGATCGAGCCCGTCGGGCTTCGTGGCGACACGCTCCGACGTCAACGCCCACCCCGCAGTGGCGGCGAAGACAGCGGGGTCTGCCATCCACGCGACGCGCAGCTCCTCGGCGTGTGGGTTCTTCTTCACCACATAGCCGACGAGCCAATCGTGCACCTTGGGCCGGTCGGCTTCACGGATCATCTCGTCGAGCTGCCGGGCGTCGAATGCCTTCGGCCGGCAGATGAGCAGGTTCAGCAGCCGCGCCGCCGTGTCGCCGGTCTCCCACAGCGCAACCGCCAGATCCTGCTGGGTACGTAACCGTTTGGCGATGCCCCGCAATGCGGTCAGGTTGACGCCGTGGTCGTCGCCGTGCCGCGCATTGACCGCACGGATCCTCGGGTCGTCGAGCTCGGCCAGTTCTGCGAGGACCTCGGCGACGGCCACCTCGAGGTCGATGGTCACGTGACGTCCCTCAGATGAGATCGGGCTCGCCGGCGAGCACGCGGAGCGCTGCGACATCGTATTCGGCGACCGACGCGGCGATGATCGCCTGTGCCTGGTCGTCCCCCACGCCGACACCCCGAAACGCCTCGACCGCCGCCTGGGACTCCCAGCGCTCGAAGACGTTGACCCGACCCGGATCGAGCGAGTCCGCCGAGACGGCGAAGTCCAGGCAGCCGGGCGCCCGCCGGGCCGCTTCGACGACGGGGAGACACCCGTCGAGATACACACGACGCCCAGCCGGCTCAACTTCGAGGCTTCCCGCGACGATCACCATGACACTCTCCTCGGACTCGACAGACACCTGCGATGAAGGCTGACTGCACCCGGCCGCGAAACTCACTGTGCCGTCACAATGCGCCGCCGCGCTCTAGTCTGGTCGGATGTCATTGGTTCTGGGACCCATTCTGCGGCACGTCGACGAGACCTCCGCGCTGGTCTGGGTACAGACCGCCGCACCTGCCGAGGTCGAAGTGCTCGGCTGCCGCGCGCCGACCTTCGAGGTTCTGGGCCACAACTACGCGTTGGTCGAGGTCACCGGCTTGTCACCGGACACGACCACCGAGTACCGGGTGCACGTCGACGGCGTCGAGGTATGGCCGGAACCCGACTCGGCGTTCCCGCCGAGCGTCATCAGGACACGCGGCCCGGCGACGGCGAACCGCCATCGATTCGTCTTCGGGTCGTGTCGCTACCCGAGGGCCGAGGATCCGAAGCTCGACGAGAAGTTGGGGCTCGACGCACTGGACTGCTACGCCGTGCGGATGCGCCACTCGCCCGTCGAGGAATGGCCCGACACGCTGATCCTGCTCGGCGACCAGGTCTATGCCGACGAGCTGACCCCGCAGGTCAAGGAATTACTTGCCTCGAGCAGGGCCTCGGCAGCCGGACCGTCAGATGAGGTCGTCAGCTTCGACGAGTACGAGGGCCTCTACCGGCACACCTGGGGCGATCCGGAGATCAGGTGGATCCTCTCGACCGTGGCCACGGCCATGATCTTCGACGACCACGACATCCGCGACGACTGGAACACCTCCGACACGTGGCGACGTCAGATGCGCGACGAACCGTGGTGGCGTGACCGCATCCGCGCGGGCCTGGCGTCGTACTGGGTGTACCAACATCTGGGAAACCTCTCCCCCACCGAACTCGCCGACTCCGAGGACTATCGTCGAGTGCTCGACATCGACGGTGACTGCTGGTCGCATCTGGTGGAACTCGCCGATCGCGCCGACCACGAGACCGACAGCACCAAGGGCGTCCGGTTCAGCTTCCGGTGGGACCTGGGCGGCACCCGGCTGATCATGATCGACTCGCGCAACGGCCGCATCCTCGACAGCGGGACGCGAAAGAT
It contains:
- a CDS encoding GreA/GreB family elongation factor, with amino-acid sequence MTAAPSAPYTPVNRARIENELASSCRERALVSAEVLLHRSAGDLDNNDAYHRAVARLESLDTHLAQLYAALSTAGVEPTADGTVQIGSIVTVMFDHDPGDVTTFLVGAPEQFALVGMDVCSPDSPLGKAVLGADTADDRSYRLPNGGECTITIRDHHLASL
- a CDS encoding VOC family protein; the encoded protein is MTVTATTHLNFAGNARDALEFYASVFDGELTVATYGDFGMPRELPGADQVVFGQVTAASGFQIMAYDAPGQSGLTPAPAATTTRRENGTTVTDSPFFVSVRGARVDEIAPLWDKLSDGAQVIEEFGPAPWAPAFGMLADRFGVTWILDVAVQYADTGA
- a CDS encoding helix-turn-helix transcriptional regulator, whose translation is MTPSTDTSRRLLSLLSLLQSTRDWPGSVLAERLHVSERTVRRDVERLRDLGYRIDGTKGREGGYRLDAGAVVPPMLFDDEQVVAIAIALQTAGATGAGIGEPSARALSTLRQVLPSRLRARIDTVEVSAVGARADQARTEVLLPIGAAIRGHEELRFDYHSGRTDPVDATPRRTQPHHLVARHGRWYLVGWDSNSGDWRIYRADRMTPRVPTGPRFVPREVPGGDVGEFLSARFKGAEPAATGRSGRWPCEGEVILHVDAMEAVSFLHDGVIEPLGPGRCRVRLGSWSWTGLCASLLRFDADIEVIGPADLRDAFSALATRSARAGGA
- a CDS encoding putative quinol monooxygenase, whose amino-acid sequence is MVIVAGSLEVEPAGRRVYLDGCLPVVEAARRAPGCLDFAVSADSLDPGRVNVFERWESQAAVEAFRGVGVGDDQAQAIIAASVAEYDVAALRVLAGEPDLI
- the gdhA gene encoding NADP-specific glutamate dehydrogenase encodes the protein MVATVAVLDEKISDLYAQVVARNPGEAEFHQAVREVFDSLGPVLAKHPHYADAGIIKRLTEPERQIIFRVPWVDDQNQVQINRGFRVEFNSALGPYKGGLRFHPSVYLGVVKFLGFEQIFKNALTGLPIGGGKGGSDFDPKGRSDGEVMRFCQSFMTELYRHIGEYTDVPAGDTGVGGREIGYLFGQYKRITNRYESGVLTGKGLSWGGSQVRTEATGYGVVFFVREMLTAVGDKLEGKTVVVSGSGNVAIYAIEKAQQLGGRVIACSDSSGYVVDTAGIDLALLKEIKNVQRGRIADYVKARPKTARLVTSGSLWSVPTDIAIPCATQNELNGDDAVQLAKNGCRIVAEGANMPTTPDGVRILAEAGISFAPGKAANAGGVATSALEMQQNASRDSWTFGHTEERLSDIMTSIHRHCLHTADTYGAPGNYAMGANIAGFTQVADAMLALGLI
- a CDS encoding DNA alkylation repair protein translates to MTIDLEVAVAEVLAELAELDDPRIRAVNARHGDDHGVNLTALRGIAKRLRTQQDLAVALWETGDTAARLLNLLICRPKAFDARQLDEMIREADRPKVHDWLVGYVVKKNPHAEELRVAWMADPAVFAATAGWALTSERVATKPDGLDLAGLLDTIESGMADAPDRLQWAMNSCLATIGIEHPEYRSRAVDIGERLKVLEDYPTSPGCTSPFAPLWITEIVRRRQEA
- a CDS encoding alkaline phosphatase D family protein: MSLVLGPILRHVDETSALVWVQTAAPAEVEVLGCRAPTFEVLGHNYALVEVTGLSPDTTTEYRVHVDGVEVWPEPDSAFPPSVIRTRGPATANRHRFVFGSCRYPRAEDPKLDEKLGLDALDCYAVRMRHSPVEEWPDTLILLGDQVYADELTPQVKELLASSRASAAGPSDEVVSFDEYEGLYRHTWGDPEIRWILSTVATAMIFDDHDIRDDWNTSDTWRRQMRDEPWWRDRIRAGLASYWVYQHLGNLSPTELADSEDYRRVLDIDGDCWSHLVELADRADHETDSTKGVRFSFRWDLGGTRLIMIDSRNGRILDSGTRKMLSDVEFDWLQRQVDDDIESVDHLVLGSSLPWLLPPVISDVETLNEIGARRPGRRGQLSEKVRQGADLEHWPAFFDSFVRLTGLVRGVADRTPGPATVSVLSGDVHHSYAARADFPERPAAAVYQLVCSPVHNAIPPYIKVVFSLGWSKRLAAVVRRWARRRGSPTLPVSWHNALGPLFGNTIATLALDGRDARVTFEQPDLDGTLGVAGLLPLTGESAAESVANERV